From the genome of Thermodesulforhabdaceae bacterium:
TCTTGGCAAATCCTTTCTCTCGCACATTAAAACACCCCTCCTGGTCCCTTAACCTGGCATTTTTACGCTGCCAGGCTCAATCTCTCTGGCTTTTGCTGCTTTTATGTAATTTGCCGCCTGCATTGCTGCAGCGCTCGCCTCAGCAATGCTATCCACAATGTCTTTCATTCCCAGAGCTGCCCCGGCTGCAAAGATGCCGTCTTCGTGAGTTTTTGTAGGCACAGCTAATGGATCAGGTCCGATCAGAAAATGATCAGATCCTGTGGCAAGAGAAGAATTCGAAACGGGAACCCAGGACGGGATTTTTCCTAAAGCCAGCACCACAAGATCATGTTGAGCTGTTGTTACACCGCCGTTTAGTTGATCTTCATAGTGAACAATAACTGAGTCGTCGTCACCCTGCTCCAGCCACGCCACTTTTGCTCTTACAAATTGGATGCCCATGGCTCTGGCGTTCTGGTAAAACTGCTCGTAATTTTTCCCGAAAGCTCTTATGTCCATGAAATAAATTGTGATATCCGCAAGGGGCAAAGCACCGGAAACAAGCATAGCCTGTTTGATTGCATACATGCAGCAGACTCGGGAGCAGTAAGGGATACCAAAACTTAGGTCTCTTGACCCTACGCATTGAATAAAGGCTACCGAATCGGGTTCTTTTCCATCGGAAGGACGCAGGACTCGATTATAGGGACCATGAGGCGCCAGAAGGCGTTCCATCTGAAGAGCGCTTATAACATTGCGAATGCTTCCTTTTCCATATTGAGGGACCTCATCAATTGTAATAGTGGAAAATCCCGTAGTCACAACGGCAGCAATCGCTTCAATGATGAACGTTTCCGACTTTTGATCATAAACTATGGCATCTGTTGGGCAAACCGAATAGCATCTACCACACAACATACAGTAATCCGGATTCAACACGGCGATTTGCGGAATTGCATTGGAAAAAGGAACGGAAATCGCTTTCGTCGCTGCAAAGTTTCCTTGATATGAGTCAGGCATAAAAACAGGACAGGCATATTCGCATTTACGGCATCCTATGCATTTTTCTTCATCAACATAGCGAGCTTTTTTCAACACGGTAGCATGTATTAGCCTATCTTTTTTCTTTTCGAGCTTTTGAAGTTCGCAGTAGGTAAAAAGCTTTATTCTACCGTGATGAGCCGCCGCAGCCATCTTTGGTGTAGTTATACAGCTTGCGCAGTCCAGGGTGGGGAAAACCTTAGAAAGTTTTATCATGGCGCCACCAATAGATGTATCCTTTTCAACTAGCGCTACTGAATGTCCCTGATCGGCGATGTCTAAAGCGGCTTGAAGTCCGGCAATACCGCCTCCGATAACCACAACATCAAAGTTTAAGATCCGGTGGTCTTTCATTAGCTTCCTCCCTCGCTTCCAGCACCACCGCTTGCCTCTGAGAGTATTCTCTCACTACCTGGCGGTCCCAGTTCTTTAACGATTTCGGCCATCTGGTTCACTTCGTTCAGGAAGGCTCGAATGCACACCGTGCAGATGGAAGTAAGTCTTAGGCGGCGTATGTCCAATCCTCGAACTTTCATGAGTTGATAAACTCGGTCGATTCTTCTGGCGAGAGCTTCATAAGCCCCTTCGTATGGGCATTCCACGCCGCAACTCATAACAATGATGCCCCAGATGCCTTTTTCGAAGCAGTCGAGATAGAACTTTTCAGGAAACATCACTGGCGCTTTAACCTTCAAGATGTAAGTGTTAGCTGGATAACTTGCGTGAGCCTGTCCTACTGCATCCGCACCGGGATAAGCGCAAGCTTCTGTTGCCAGAATAAGGATTTTCCCTGCCTGGCTGGGAGAATTCATAAGCAACCCTATTTTTTTCGCATTACAAAGATTCGTTCGTAGCCGTCTGCTGAAACATGACCGAGATACTCATGACCGGCTTTCTTTGCCCACACGGGGATATCGTTTTTGGTGCCGGGGTCACTTGAAAGAATTTCAAGCACTTCGCCAACTTTAACCTTCCCTATGGCTTTTTTGGCTTCAAGAAGGGGACCCGGACAGGCACTGCCTCGAGCATCAACAACCGCTGCTGGTTTTACGTTGCCAAGATCCATGATGGTTCCTCCTCTGTGTTACGTTTTTTTATTCTTCGCATCATCTGTTCGCTCATAACTTTGGGCAAGGATTGTGCCAGGTAGTGTTCCTTTTTCGAAATAGCCCGACTTTCAGATTGGACAATAAATTGCGGTCAAAACATCCTGGGATGAAGGTTGTTTACAACCTGTTTCTTTGTTAACATATTAATGTTTCCAGCCGACAAAGTTAACATATTAAGTTAACATTAAAGGAGAAATCTAATGTTTAAGCTGGATCGCGATAAGTATTGGCAGACGATAGTTAACACCATGATGGACGGGCTTATGGTGGTTGATGTGGATGGGAAAATTGTGTTTGTCAACAGAGCCCTGGAAGAAATGAGTGGTTACAGGAAGGAGGAACTCATTGGGAAATCCTGCCAGATACTAGAATGCGATACTTGCCTAGAAGCCATCCGAAAAGGGGGAACAAAGCATTGTGCTCTTTTTATGGAACAACAGGTAAGAAGATGTCGGTGCACGATGAAAAGAAAAAACGGTGAGCCGCTACCTGTTTTGAAAAACGCGGTAGTGCTTAAAGATGACAAAGGGCAGATTGTTGGAGGCGTGGAAACTCTTACGGATCTTCGAGAATCAGTTGCCAAAGAAGAAGAAATTGCAAGACTGCGGCGTCATCTAAACCGGGAGGATG
Proteins encoded in this window:
- a CDS encoding sulfurtransferase TusA family protein encodes the protein MDLGNVKPAAVVDARGSACPGPLLEAKKAIGKVKVGEVLEILSSDPGTKNDIPVWAKKAGHEYLGHVSADGYERIFVMRKK
- a CDS encoding FAD-dependent oxidoreductase — protein: MKDHRILNFDVVVIGGGIAGLQAALDIADQGHSVALVEKDTSIGGAMIKLSKVFPTLDCASCITTPKMAAAAHHGRIKLFTYCELQKLEKKKDRLIHATVLKKARYVDEEKCIGCRKCEYACPVFMPDSYQGNFAATKAISVPFSNAIPQIAVLNPDYCMLCGRCYSVCPTDAIVYDQKSETFIIEAIAAVVTTGFSTITIDEVPQYGKGSIRNVISALQMERLLAPHGPYNRVLRPSDGKEPDSVAFIQCVGSRDLSFGIPYCSRVCCMYAIKQAMLVSGALPLADITIYFMDIRAFGKNYEQFYQNARAMGIQFVRAKVAWLEQGDDDSVIVHYEDQLNGGVTTAQHDLVVLALGKIPSWVPVSNSSLATGSDHFLIGPDPLAVPTKTHEDGIFAAGAALGMKDIVDSIAEASAAAMQAANYIKAAKAREIEPGSVKMPG
- a CDS encoding hydrogenase iron-sulfur subunit, with the protein product MNSPSQAGKILILATEACAYPGADAVGQAHASYPANTYILKVKAPVMFPEKFYLDCFEKGIWGIIVMSCGVECPYEGAYEALARRIDRVYQLMKVRGLDIRRLRLTSICTVCIRAFLNEVNQMAEIVKELGPPGSERILSEASGGAGSEGGS